Proteins from a genomic interval of Garra rufa unplaced genomic scaffold, GarRuf1.0 hap1_unplaced_004, whole genome shotgun sequence:
- the LOC141312743 gene encoding centrosomal protein of 41 kDa-like — MSVKRGIGDSKYLKKRIPQNPKYQHVKTRLDTGSSLTKYMERLEEARKNYRYRKDELFKRLKVTTFAQLAIQVASVSDQNDNIKDEMTGLEDDVSIFSASPGLDHLSDQTNGSPQPTLLPPQSINNDESGDTAFSPRSTLQSVISGVGEMDLDKNGQKPIQHSPVSTSNITECPYPDCPYLLLDVRDREQYDQCHIISAYSYPIATLSRTMNPYTKDVLDYKNASGRIIILYDEDERIASQAATTMCERGFENLFMLSGGLKVVAQKFPEGMTTGSIPISCLASPSGPGGRKRSVPQQTSQPAEKKWRFTSEDLSKVQHYLEEVYIPSEPNSRLSSRMSTSSARSNASTARSSRQGSSIAGSESARSRSSRPWK; from the exons ATGTCGGTGAAGCGGGGGATTGGCGACTCTAAG TATTTAAAGAAGAGGATTCCACAGAATCCAAAATATCAGCATGTCAAAACACGACTTGATACAG gCTCCAGTCTGACAAAGTACATGGAGAGACTGGAGGAGGCAAGGAAAA actACAGATATAGGAAGGATGAGCTATTTAAAAGACTGAAAGTGACTACATTTGCACAGCTG gCAATCCAAGTTGCTTCAGTGTCAGATCAGAATGACAACATTAAAGATGAAATGACGGGTTTAGAAG ATGATGTTTCAATATTCTCTGCATCACCGGGCCTTGACCATCTCTCAGATCAAACAAATGGCTCCCCACAGCCGACGCTTCTTCCCCCACAGAGTATCAACAATGATGAATCCGGCGACACTGCGTTTTCTCCTAGATCTACACTCCAAAG TGTCATCAGTGGCGTGGGAGAAATGGATCTGGACAAGAATGGACAGAAGCCCATCCAACACTCTCCGGTGTCTACCTCAAACATCACAGAGTGCCCTTATCCTGACTGCCCGTATCTGTTGCTGGATGTGCGGGACAGAGAACAGTATGACCAGTGCCATATTATCAGTG CATATAGTTACCCCATTGCGACCTTATCAAGGACAATGAACCCATACACAAAAGACGTGCTTGATTAT AAAAATGCATCGGGAAGAATCATAATTTTGTATGATGAGGATGAGAGGATAGCAAGTCAAGCCGCCACCACCATGTGCGAGAGAGGCTTTGAGAATCTCTTCATGTTGTCAGGGG GTTTAAAAGTGGTTGCTCAGAAGTTCCCCGAGGGAATGACAACCGGCTCCATTCCCATCTCCTGTCTGGCGTCACCCTCGGGACCTGGAGGTCGCAAGCGATCGGTTCCACAGCAGACGTCACAGCCAGCAGAAAAAAAGTGGCGGTTTACCTCAGAAGACCTCAGCAAAGTCCAGCATTACCTAGAGGAAGTGTACATACCCAGTGAGCCCAACA GTCGTCTCAGCAGCAGAATGTCCACTAGCAGTGCTCGCTCTAATGCGTCTACAGCTCGGAGTAGTCGGCAAGGCTCGTCCATAGCAGGATCAGAAAGTGCTCGTTCTCGCAGTAGTCGACCATGGAAATAA
- the LOC141312711 gene encoding POC1 centriolar protein homolog B-like has translation MASVMEDPTLERHFKGHKDVVSCVDFSPNNKQLATGSCDKNLMIWNLTPKARAFRFVGHTDIITGVHFSPSGSLVASSSRDQTVRLWTPSIKGESTVFKAHTASVRSVQFSSDGQRLVTASDDKTVKVWGVERKKFLYSLNRHTNWVRCARFSPDGRLVASCGDDRTVRLWDTSSRQCINIFTDYGGSATFVDFNSSGTCIASSGADNTLKIWDIRTNKLLQHYRVHSAGVNCFSFHPSGNYLISGSSDSTMKILDLLEGRLIYTLHGHKGPVLAVAFSRDGDLFASGGADSQVLMWKTNFDSLNYRDLLNRHSKRVTPDPPPHLMDIHPRSSHRHNAQNGTVEINPIVADTQSGDPQVVEVGRVFFSTASYTPALPVFFSHTNPFRLCCPFSFTQTPHARRQHHCCLFGVSWPRQLTMKHAGNVRDPLNLKPSRPTLPAAPSSSLSPNIHIQPQTREGCQAPLCRPVRAL, from the exons ATGGCGTCTGTAATG GAGGATCCCACCCTTGAGAGGCATTTTAAAGGTCACAAAGATGTTGTTTCCTGTGTCGACTTCAGCCCCAATAATAAACAGCTTG CTACTGGATCCTGTGACAAGAACCTTATGATCTGGAACCTCACTCCTAAAGCTAGGGCGTTCAGGTTTGTGGGCCACACAGATATCATTACAGGTGTCCATTTTTCTCCAAGCGGTTCCTTGGTGGCATCTTCATCCAGAGACCAGACAGTTCGACTGTGGACTCCAAGCAT AAAGGGCGAATCAACTGTGTTCAAAGCTCACACAGCGAGTGTTCGAAGCGTTCAGTTCTCCAGCGATGGCCAAAGGCTGGTCACTGCCTCAGATGACAAGACTGTGAAAGTGTGGGGTGTCGAACGGAAGAAGTTCCTCTACTCTCTCAACCGGCACACCAACTGGGTGCGCTGTGCGAG GTTTTCACCAGATGGTCGTCTTGTTGCTTCCTGTGGTGATGACAGGACGGTTCGCCTCTGGGATACATCCTCACGACAGTGCATCAACATTTTTACAGACTATGGAGG GTCAGCAACTTTTGTGGACTTCAATTCCAGTGGCACGTGCATTGCATCATCAGGAGCagataacacattaaaaatctggGATATTCGTACAAACAAGTTATTACAACATTACAGAG TTCATAGTGCCGGGGTCAACTGCttttccttccatccatccgGAAACTATCTGATCAGTGGTTCCAGTGACAGTACAATGAAGATCTTGGACCTCCTGGAGGGGAGGCTCATTTACACCCTTCACGGCCACAAG GGTCCAGTATTGGCTGTTGCGTTTTCTCGAGACGGAGATCTGTTTGCTTCAGGAGGTGCTGATTCTCAG GTTCTCATGTGGAAGACCAACTTCGATTCGCTGAATTACAGAGATCTGTTGAACAGACATAGCAAACGAGTCACTCCAGATCCTCCTCCACACCTGATGGACATTCACCCTCGATCATCTCACCGGCACAATGCTCAGAATGGCACCGTAGAG ATTAATCCAATTGTTGCTGATACTCAGTCTGGTGACCCTCAGGTGGTTGAAGTGGGACGTGTTTTTTTCTCCACAGCG TCTTACACCCCGGCCCTCCCTGTCTTCTTCTCTCACACCAACCCTTTCCGACTCTGTTGTCCTTTCTCTTTTACGCAAACACCACACGCACGCCGACAGCACCACTGTTGCCTGTTTGGCGTCAGCTGGCCTCGGCAGCTCACAATGAAACACGCGGGGAATGTCCGTGACCCTTTGAACCTCAAGCCCTCACGTCCCACTCTCCCTGCTGCCCCTTCCTCCTCTCTAAGCCCCAACATCCACATCCAGCCGCAGACCCGCGAGGGCTGTCAGGCGCCTCTCTGCCGACCCGTCCGGGCCTTATAG